One genomic window of Syntrophales bacterium includes the following:
- a CDS encoding radical SAM protein produces the protein MHQDDLLSITREKFNQAVKEAKPLFCYFSITEACNLNCKYCGSDSKKPLDNELTTEEVYDVLDNIAEAGTMAVLLAGGEPTSRKDLLQIARYGAARRLRMAVNTHGHFIDKEYAWKLRDAGVLEVKVSIDGLEGTHDDNRGKGSFKKVIEALKNCKMVGIPFVEMAATISRVNYHELKDIVNLALELGVGIIANEFSPIGRPTGMFDLILTREQRREMQRYLLKTRKALGWRKVNFEDIYVVSEDEETKEICADQCRSWGYHDFNLGCISGIYAYSITAGGKVIGGDIIFPGDRARYPGLVIGDLRKERMSDIWRNSEVLDLFRNRDNLKGKCGSCKYKYICGGCRRRAYLMGDVMGEDPSCWVEDTG, from the coding sequence ATGCATCAGGATGACCTTTTAAGTATTACCAGGGAAAAATTTAATCAGGCGGTTAAAGAGGCAAAGCCCCTCTTCTGTTATTTTAGCATTACTGAAGCCTGTAATTTAAATTGCAAATACTGTGGATCTGATTCTAAAAAGCCGTTAGACAATGAACTGACTACCGAGGAAGTTTACGATGTTTTGGATAATATAGCAGAAGCAGGTACCATGGCGGTGTTACTGGCAGGTGGGGAGCCAACTTCAAGAAAAGACTTGCTCCAGATTGCAAGGTATGGAGCCGCTCGACGATTAAGAATGGCGGTAAACACCCATGGTCACTTTATTGATAAAGAGTATGCTTGGAAATTAAGGGATGCCGGAGTTTTGGAAGTAAAGGTTAGTATAGATGGGTTGGAAGGGACTCATGATGACAACAGGGGGAAAGGTTCTTTTAAAAAGGTAATAGAGGCATTAAAGAATTGTAAAATGGTGGGGATACCTTTTGTAGAGATGGCAGCGACAATCTCCAGGGTGAACTATCACGAGTTGAAAGACATAGTAAACCTGGCCCTGGAACTGGGAGTAGGTATTATTGCCAATGAATTTAGCCCTATTGGCAGGCCAACGGGGATGTTTGATCTGATTTTAACTCGTGAGCAGAGGAGGGAAATGCAGCGTTATCTCTTAAAGACACGGAAGGCACTGGGATGGAGGAAGGTAAACTTTGAGGATATCTATGTAGTTTCTGAGGATGAAGAAACTAAAGAAATTTGTGCCGACCAATGCAGATCTTGGGGCTATCATGATTTTAACCTTGGATGCATAAGTGGCATCTATGCTTATTCAATAACAGCAGGGGGAAAGGTAATAGGAGGGGATATAATCTTTCCCGGGGATAGGGCCAGATATCCGGGCTTGGTAATAGGTGATTTAAGAAAAGAGCGCATGAGTGATATCTGGAGAAATTCTGAAGTCCTCGATCTCTTCAGAAATAGGGATAATCTGAAGGGAAAGTGTGGCAGTTGTAAATATAAATACATCTGTGGAGGATGTAGAAGAAGGGCTTATTTGATGGGGGATGTGATGGGTGAAGACCCCTCATGTTGGGTGGAAGATACTGGTTGA
- a CDS encoding glycyl-radical enzyme activating protein — translation MEDNLIEDGSRGIVFNVQRFSIGDGPGIRSTVFLKGCPLKCPWCANPESIRLEREIILGGEKCIKDGKCVEVCQERAISLADDRWGMDWRKCDYCLKCAEVCLSRRIKIVGMEMTVEEVMKEVMKDESLYRRTKGGITLSGGEPLLQWQFALALLQEAKRKGLHTAVDTSGYAHGDIMEKIAEYTDLLLYDIKHMDSRKHQQATGVPNQQILDNLQKIAVETKTKVWIWRPLIPDFNDSEEEMERLCKFVLDLGPAVEKISLLPLHKFGELKYHATGKVSPYQGMPLYSDERVEEFRRLIESRGLKADVGK, via the coding sequence ATGGAAGATAATCTTATTGAAGATGGTAGTAGGGGTATTGTCTTTAATGTCCAGCGTTTTTCTATAGGCGATGGGCCTGGCATAAGAAGCACGGTATTTCTAAAGGGATGCCCTTTAAAATGCCCCTGGTGTGCCAATCCGGAATCCATTAGATTAGAGCGAGAGATCATTCTTGGAGGCGAGAAGTGCATTAAAGATGGCAAATGTGTGGAGGTATGTCAAGAGAGGGCAATATCCCTGGCAGATGATCGCTGGGGGATGGATTGGCGGAAGTGCGATTACTGCCTGAAATGTGCGGAGGTCTGTCTTTCCAGGAGGATAAAGATAGTAGGAATGGAGATGACCGTAGAAGAGGTTATGAAAGAGGTGATGAAGGATGAATCCCTCTACCGGCGTACAAAAGGCGGTATAACGCTGTCCGGCGGCGAGCCCTTGCTTCAATGGCAGTTTGCCCTGGCCTTACTTCAGGAAGCCAAACGAAAAGGGTTGCATACTGCTGTGGATACCTCTGGCTATGCACATGGGGATATAATGGAAAAAATAGCGGAATATACCGATCTTTTACTTTATGATATAAAACATATGGATTCAAGAAAGCACCAGCAGGCTACTGGTGTTCCCAACCAGCAGATCCTGGATAATTTACAGAAGATAGCAGTTGAAACTAAAACAAAGGTATGGATCTGGCGCCCACTAATCCCTGATTTTAACGACTCTGAAGAAGAGATGGAAAGACTTTGCAAGTTTGTCCTCGATCTGGGGCCGGCGGTAGAGAAGATTTCACTGTTGCCTCTTCATAAATTTGGCGAATTAAAATACCATGCTACCGGGAAGGTCTCTCCTTATCAAGGTATGCCCCTCTACAGTGATGAACGGGTTGAAGAATTTAGAAGACTGATTGAGTCCCGTGGCCTTAAGGCAGATGTGGGAAAATGA
- a CDS encoding pyruvate formate lyase family protein, with amino-acid sequence MITAEEIRSKIVTKGVRNVRRGLTDVEGEGSKGMYRPGVTLGIERSRFLTESYKMTEWEPMVIRRAKALEHILSNMTIYIEDHERIVGNYAESPSALMFAIEMNWKAYERMLTTGDARSLLDDEARSELLEISQYWDGKTIRDVQKKAFEGCEDMEKYWKYEGTFMWSLWYGIGIPDYEKLFRLGLNGIRAEAEARLEEVRKTIPVDYVDQKNFLEAVIIVLKATVSWSHKYAEMARNLAVKEKNPERKKQLEEIAVTCKNVPGNPAKTFQEAVQSFWFIHLITRCIEFVNSGIGIRFDLLTGPFYKKDIEEGRMTRDDVLDLLMRLWAKFEGLAKIRVSTMSGIYAGSGVIDSMTIGGVDEDGNDITNEVTYLVLETAEKMQTLQPSLALRVHKETPTELLLKATDVIRTGIGYPSLFNDEVLVPLVHRWVPTVQEARNYSISGCVYMQIPGKNSIRVLPGYFSVLKCLWWALHRGVHPKTGEQYGAPTPDPATFTSIKDVMQAFLDQVRFFLRKNWQIEEVTRTIFEKYLPRPFTSSLIHGCLERGQDIEQFKDPDDGISNFIVGAGQTNTADSLAAIKKFVFDEKKISMEELIEVLDKNWEGREDLRRMMLTMAPKFGNDDDYVDRIANDVHLKIEEIIEKIADKFGARYHFDGSAVSFAYSAGLDCPATPDSRKDGDPLADASLSPMVGRDTKGPTAVLKSCSKIDPVQTYNHLLNQRFLPSFLEGANKNGFIRYLRTWCDLNVPVKFFFLTNGRSSGRRADV; translated from the coding sequence ATGATTACTGCTGAAGAGATTAGGAGCAAGATTGTTACAAAAGGGGTTCGCAATGTTCGGAGAGGGTTAACAGATGTCGAAGGGGAAGGCAGCAAGGGGATGTACAGACCGGGGGTCACGCTTGGTATCGAACGGTCGCGCTTTCTCACCGAGTCGTACAAAATGACAGAATGGGAGCCGATGGTAATACGCCGAGCCAAGGCCCTTGAGCATATTTTGTCGAACATGACCATCTATATTGAAGATCATGAACGTATTGTGGGGAATTATGCGGAAAGTCCTAGTGCACTGATGTTCGCTATTGAGATGAACTGGAAAGCATATGAAAGGATGTTGACCACTGGGGATGCTCGAAGTCTTTTGGATGATGAGGCCAGGTCAGAGTTGCTAGAGATATCTCAGTATTGGGACGGGAAAACGATTCGTGATGTGCAGAAAAAGGCTTTTGAAGGCTGTGAGGATATGGAAAAATACTGGAAATACGAGGGGACTTTCATGTGGTCACTCTGGTATGGCATAGGGATCCCTGATTATGAGAAATTGTTCCGGCTCGGCCTAAACGGTATACGGGCGGAGGCAGAAGCAAGGCTGGAGGAAGTCAGGAAGACTATCCCGGTTGACTACGTTGATCAGAAAAACTTTCTGGAGGCAGTCATTATCGTTTTAAAAGCAACGGTGTCATGGAGTCACAAATATGCCGAGATGGCAAGGAACCTTGCCGTAAAGGAAAAGAACCCGGAGAGAAAGAAGCAGCTTGAAGAGATCGCTGTAACCTGTAAGAACGTTCCCGGAAACCCAGCAAAAACTTTTCAGGAGGCCGTCCAGTCCTTCTGGTTTATTCACCTTATCACCAGGTGCATTGAGTTTGTTAATTCGGGGATCGGGATACGATTTGACCTGCTCACAGGCCCATTCTACAAAAAGGACATTGAGGAGGGAAGGATGACAAGAGATGACGTCCTTGACCTTTTGATGCGCCTGTGGGCGAAGTTTGAGGGGCTCGCTAAGATCCGTGTCTCAACGATGTCCGGGATTTACGCCGGGAGCGGGGTCATTGACAGTATGACCATAGGTGGTGTCGACGAGGATGGAAACGACATTACCAATGAAGTGACCTACCTTGTTCTTGAAACGGCGGAAAAGATGCAAACCCTCCAGCCAAGTCTCGCTCTGAGAGTACACAAGGAAACTCCGACAGAGCTTTTGCTAAAGGCAACCGATGTGATCCGCACCGGTATTGGGTATCCGTCGCTTTTCAACGATGAGGTTCTTGTTCCACTCGTTCATCGGTGGGTTCCTACTGTACAGGAGGCCAGGAATTACAGCATCTCTGGGTGTGTCTATATGCAGATTCCGGGTAAGAACTCAATTCGAGTCCTTCCAGGCTACTTTTCTGTTCTCAAATGCCTGTGGTGGGCATTGCACCGAGGTGTACACCCCAAAACCGGAGAACAATACGGGGCACCCACCCCAGACCCTGCCACTTTTACTTCTATTAAAGATGTTATGCAGGCGTTTCTCGATCAGGTTCGATTTTTCCTGCGAAAAAACTGGCAGATAGAGGAGGTGACAAGGACGATATTTGAAAAATACCTGCCGCGGCCGTTTACATCCAGCTTGATACATGGTTGTCTTGAGCGTGGTCAGGACATTGAACAGTTTAAGGATCCTGATGACGGAATCTCAAATTTCATAGTAGGGGCCGGTCAGACCAATACCGCCGATTCTTTAGCTGCTATTAAGAAGTTTGTCTTCGATGAGAAGAAGATATCCATGGAGGAGTTGATCGAGGTCCTTGACAAGAATTGGGAGGGAAGGGAGGATCTGCGCCGGATGATGTTGACCATGGCCCCCAAATTTGGGAATGATGACGATTATGTAGACAGGATTGCAAACGATGTCCATCTTAAGATAGAGGAAATAATAGAGAAAATAGCGGACAAATTTGGAGCCCGGTATCATTTCGATGGGAGTGCTGTGTCGTTTGCGTATAGTGCTGGGCTTGACTGCCCGGCGACTCCCGACAGCAGAAAGGATGGCGATCCATTGGCTGATGCGTCACTCTCACCAATGGTCGGTCGGGATACCAAGGGACCAACTGCGGTATTGAAGTCCTGTTCAAAGATAGATCCGGTTCAAACCTATAACCATCTGCTGAATCAGAGGTTTCTGCCCAGCTTCCTCGAAGGGGCAAACAAAAACGGATTCATCAGGTATCTCAGAACGTGGTGTGATTTGAACGTACCGGTTAAATTTTTTTTCTTGACAAATGGGAGAAGCAGCGGGAGACGTGCAGATGTTTAA
- a CDS encoding MBL fold metallo-hydrolase has product MFKNEILKDLFFIERGYLNGNHFVYRSKAPVLIDTGYVSDFNETDRLITALEINLSDVNLIISTHSHCDHIGGNKIIQEKSGCDIALHKVGKCFIDTRDDWSTWWKYYSQEADFFNCTQTLEDGEIIAVGPHKFQVIYTPGHASDGIVLYNSQEKMLISSDTLWENDIAVMTIRVEGSTALFHMQESLLKLETLDVRIIYPGHGKPFTDMKKAISKGKAIIQRYFLHRDSIGDDLIKKIIVYTLLMKKTLKENSFFLYLMDTYWFKETVDLYFNSEYESKYNEIMNTFLKKGIIKRENGNLFTTVKP; this is encoded by the coding sequence ATGTTTAAAAATGAAATCTTGAAGGATTTGTTTTTCATCGAAAGAGGATATCTAAACGGGAATCACTTTGTTTATCGATCAAAAGCCCCGGTCCTCATTGATACAGGCTATGTTTCTGACTTCAACGAAACAGATAGACTGATAACAGCATTGGAAATAAACCTTTCAGATGTTAACTTAATTATTAGCACACACTCCCATTGTGATCACATAGGTGGCAATAAAATCATTCAGGAAAAATCAGGGTGTGACATTGCTTTGCACAAGGTTGGGAAATGTTTCATAGATACTCGGGATGATTGGTCTACATGGTGGAAATATTATAGCCAAGAAGCTGATTTTTTTAATTGTACACAAACTTTGGAAGACGGAGAAATTATAGCTGTGGGGCCTCATAAATTTCAGGTCATTTATACCCCAGGACATGCTTCTGATGGCATTGTACTCTACAACAGCCAAGAGAAAATGCTTATATCTTCTGATACGCTCTGGGAAAATGATATAGCAGTGATGACAATTCGTGTTGAAGGGAGCACGGCCTTGTTTCACATGCAGGAATCCTTACTGAAACTTGAAACTCTTGATGTGAGAATAATTTACCCTGGCCACGGGAAACCATTTACTGACATGAAAAAGGCCATATCAAAAGGCAAGGCAATAATTCAAAGATATTTCCTTCACCGAGACTCAATCGGTGACGATCTGATAAAAAAGATTATAGTTTATACACTTCTGATGAAGAAGACTCTTAAAGAAAATTCTTTTTTCCTATACCTGATGGATACTTATTGGTTTAAAGAGACAGTTGATCTTTATTTCAACAGCGAATACGAATCGAAATATAATGAAATTATGAATACTTTCCTTAAGAAAGGAATCATCAAGCGGGAAAATGGAAACTTGTTTACAACAGTAAAGCCATAA
- a CDS encoding DUF763 domain-containing protein, with protein MFLADIRPENLHKILCKTYERQPEKFETLLGIQGVGPKTIRTLALISDLVYGSEVSWKDPVKYSFAHGGKDGTPYPVDRDGYERSLEILKKAINSAKIGDRRKLEAIRRLPKYGER; from the coding sequence ATGTTTCTTGCGGATATCCGTCCGGAGAACTTACACAAAATCTTATGTAAGACCTACGAAAGACAGCCAGAAAAGTTTGAGACCCTTTTAGGTATCCAGGGTGTAGGTCCCAAGACCATCAGGACCCTCGCTTTGATTTCGGATTTAGTTTATGGTTCAGAAGTCTCCTGGAAAGATCCGGTGAAGTACAGCTTTGCCCATGGAGGGAAGGATGGAACCCCTTATCCGGTAGACAGAGACGGCTATGAAAGGTCGCTTGAGATTTTAAAAAAGGCAATTAACTCAGCGAAAATCGGGGACAGGAGGAAATTAGAGGCTATCAGAAGACTGCCTAAATACGGTGAACGGTAA
- a CDS encoding MFS transporter, which translates to MDDQNRRLTFGVLLAVVFLDMLGLGFIIPLLPVYATDFGATGLWVGIIFAGHSFTRLIVLPVIGKSSDKYGRKKPFITVGISLYVLLALSYVWASCVYELVLIRLLQGIASAMIFPIAMAYVGEMSPRGREGSYMGEFNFSAFVGLGCGPFLGGMLKDALGIVYVFYTMTALSAISLILVIFFLPEQKKVVSYDGTNKVISYRRLLSYKPVQGIMIYRTVNALIGGSTLSFLPLLAAKMGTSAFHTGILLSTNTILAGILQRPFGRIADRRSKLFLIVMGSLIGSFSLFSMPLSPNYFALLSLGITMGIGSAMSMPAASAIATRIGKKEGIGSMMGLFTMAMSVGLIVSPMISGTVMDFLDINAVFYIMGTLSVLCTVISYLPLKAYKG; encoded by the coding sequence TTGGATGATCAAAACAGAAGATTGACTTTTGGAGTCCTCTTAGCTGTCGTATTTTTAGACATGCTGGGTTTAGGGTTTATTATTCCACTTTTACCCGTTTATGCAACGGATTTTGGCGCCACAGGTCTATGGGTAGGTATTATCTTTGCGGGTCACTCATTTACACGATTAATTGTCTTACCAGTAATAGGCAAATCATCAGACAAATATGGGAGAAAGAAGCCATTCATTACTGTGGGCATATCACTTTACGTTTTATTGGCCTTAAGCTATGTTTGGGCATCTTGCGTTTATGAATTGGTCCTAATCAGACTGTTGCAAGGCATTGCTTCTGCCATGATTTTTCCTATAGCAATGGCATATGTTGGTGAGATGTCACCCCGAGGTAGAGAAGGTTCATATATGGGGGAATTTAATTTTTCGGCTTTTGTGGGGTTGGGATGCGGTCCATTTCTTGGAGGAATGCTTAAAGATGCTTTAGGCATTGTATATGTCTTCTATACTATGACTGCTTTAAGCGCTATTTCCTTGATTCTGGTTATCTTTTTCTTACCTGAACAAAAAAAAGTGGTATCGTATGATGGTACTAATAAAGTAATATCGTACAGAAGGCTTTTGAGCTACAAGCCGGTACAGGGAATAATGATTTATCGGACTGTAAATGCCTTGATAGGGGGCAGTACTCTTTCTTTCCTACCATTACTGGCGGCAAAGATGGGTACTTCCGCCTTTCATACAGGAATACTTCTGTCCACCAATACAATTTTAGCGGGGATTCTTCAGAGACCTTTTGGACGTATAGCAGATAGACGTAGCAAATTGTTTTTAATCGTTATGGGGAGTTTGATTGGCTCTTTCAGTTTGTTCTCTATGCCCCTGTCCCCAAATTACTTTGCCCTTCTCTCTCTGGGAATTACGATGGGAATAGGCAGCGCTATGTCCATGCCGGCGGCGAGTGCTATCGCCACAAGAATTGGTAAAAAAGAAGGTATAGGTTCTATGATGGGACTTTTTACTATGGCCATGAGTGTAGGTTTGATAGTCTCTCCTATGATATCGGGAACGGTAATGGATTTCTTAGATATCAATGCGGTATTTTATATCATGGGAACCCTGAGCGTCCTATGTACCGTAATCTCGTATTTACCTCTTAAGGCCTACAAAGGATAG
- a CDS encoding DnaJ C-terminal domain-containing protein, with translation MAEDYYKTLGVDKKAKTEEIKKAYRKLALKYHPDKNPGNKEAEEKFKKISEAYAVLSNSEKRQQYDSFGSDTFSQRFTREDIFRGFDINEILKDLGFDIGTGGRRTRTTQARRDPFSDIFGAQHYFRQAPQRGQDIHYNLSITLEESVFGVEKKLALQKEERIEEISVKIPQGISAGKKLRLLGKGAPGVNGGMPGDLYLNINILPHPIFARDNNDIYVEKTINFSQAVLGVTIDVPTIDGSTKKIKIPPGTQNNTKIRMKGYGIPGLKGTVRGDQYVKITVNVPRKLTDKQTQLIKKLTEEGL, from the coding sequence ATGGCAGAAGATTATTATAAGACATTAGGTGTTGATAAAAAAGCGAAAACTGAGGAGATCAAGAAGGCTTACAGAAAGCTTGCCTTGAAATACCACCCTGATAAAAATCCTGGCAACAAGGAAGCGGAAGAAAAGTTTAAAAAAATCAGTGAGGCTTATGCTGTACTAAGTAATTCTGAGAAACGGCAACAATACGATAGTTTTGGATCTGATACATTTAGCCAGCGGTTTACCCGGGAGGATATATTTAGAGGTTTCGACATCAACGAAATATTAAAGGATTTAGGTTTCGACATCGGCACAGGGGGGAGGCGGACCCGTACGACCCAGGCAAGGAGGGACCCTTTCAGTGATATTTTTGGCGCCCAACATTATTTCAGACAAGCGCCTCAGAGAGGACAAGATATTCACTATAATCTATCAATCACATTAGAGGAGTCTGTGTTCGGTGTAGAAAAGAAACTGGCACTGCAGAAGGAAGAAAGGATCGAAGAAATCAGTGTTAAAATACCACAGGGGATCAGTGCAGGAAAGAAATTAAGACTGCTGGGAAAAGGGGCTCCCGGTGTCAATGGCGGAATGCCTGGTGATTTATATTTAAATATTAATATACTTCCCCATCCCATTTTTGCCAGGGATAATAACGATATCTACGTCGAAAAAACGATTAATTTTTCTCAGGCCGTCCTTGGTGTTACCATTGATGTACCTACTATTGACGGTTCCACGAAAAAGATTAAAATCCCTCCGGGTACCCAAAATAATACCAAGATAAGGATGAAGGGATACGGAATTCCAGGATTAAAAGGTACAGTTAGGGGAGACCAGTATGTTAAGATTACCGTTAATGTTCCTCGGAAGCTGACCGACAAACAGACTCAATTAATAAAAAAATTAACCGAGGAAGGATTATAA
- a CDS encoding adenylate/guanylate cyclase domain-containing protein, with protein MSSLNSSLLISSKEIIEKTGISRATLNNYIKVGILPRPLVKKPEDVKTRAKKIGYFPQTVIERIEIVKEMKRKGYSMEDIVNRLHDFSTIDPAMEERRELKEKDLLETTSQESGKGGPERINSTEEGLLKLTINDLQCPAYLLNQKFEIEWINEEAEKQIFHRQIRSIREAESRNVFKLLLDIDARTGDQSKNELIGFHMTFMKSRYLKASLAQLYIGISERELHTLEKIYDHAVSVPESINEAYLNLVGFDGTVTSFHLYWVIFREGLLFIYVPVDSLLQGVVELLSNRTKVINELLKQRIPSLVSFCVLVADLQDSVRICADLPPEEYFELINQTWKCMEGSFKKYYGIYGKHTGDGMVYYFLKDTDSNYLMNSIYCALELREKVKKLGMEWKMRKGWFHDLYMNIGINEGQEYFGTIVPSPGIEFTALGDSVNYTGRLSDFARYGSIWTTKNLINKLSIEERNKIRFGIRRKDHDREIVVENMFSRVMDLFQDDNSRYSKFMDIATLPVTEILDRCK; from the coding sequence ATGTCTTCTCTAAATAGTAGTTTACTAATAAGCAGCAAAGAAATCATTGAAAAAACGGGGATATCCAGGGCAACACTCAATAACTACATTAAGGTTGGTATATTACCGAGGCCCCTGGTAAAAAAGCCGGAAGATGTAAAGACACGGGCTAAGAAAATTGGCTACTTTCCACAAACGGTTATTGAGCGTATTGAGATAGTTAAGGAAATGAAAAGAAAGGGGTATTCCATGGAAGACATTGTCAACAGATTACATGACTTCTCAACCATTGATCCTGCCATGGAAGAAAGAAGAGAGCTGAAAGAAAAAGACCTATTGGAAACCACAAGTCAGGAATCGGGTAAAGGTGGTCCGGAGAGAATAAATTCAACAGAAGAAGGGTTATTAAAGTTAACGATTAACGACCTTCAGTGTCCAGCCTATTTATTAAATCAAAAATTTGAAATCGAATGGATAAACGAAGAAGCGGAAAAACAAATTTTCCACCGACAGATACGATCAATCAGAGAGGCGGAGTCGAGAAATGTTTTTAAATTACTTCTGGATATTGATGCTCGCACCGGTGATCAAAGCAAGAATGAGTTAATTGGTTTCCATATGACTTTTATGAAGTCAAGATATCTTAAGGCATCACTTGCACAACTTTATATAGGCATTTCTGAAAGGGAACTACATACCCTCGAAAAAATATATGACCATGCCGTCTCTGTGCCGGAATCCATCAATGAAGCTTATCTGAATCTTGTCGGCTTTGATGGTACTGTGACATCATTTCATCTGTATTGGGTTATTTTCAGGGAAGGGCTCTTGTTTATCTACGTTCCCGTAGACAGTTTACTGCAAGGTGTAGTTGAGCTATTATCAAACCGGACGAAAGTGATCAATGAATTACTGAAGCAACGTATTCCCTCGCTTGTTTCCTTTTGTGTGCTTGTTGCAGATTTACAAGATTCGGTCAGGATTTGCGCCGACTTGCCTCCTGAAGAATACTTTGAATTAATCAATCAGACATGGAAATGCATGGAGGGTTCTTTCAAAAAATACTATGGGATTTATGGAAAGCACACCGGTGACGGCATGGTTTACTATTTCCTGAAAGACACAGATTCAAACTATCTCATGAACTCCATCTACTGTGCCCTGGAACTGAGAGAAAAAGTGAAAAAATTAGGGATGGAGTGGAAGATGCGTAAAGGATGGTTTCATGACCTCTACATGAATATTGGTATCAACGAGGGCCAGGAGTATTTCGGCACGATCGTTCCTTCACCCGGCATCGAATTTACTGCCCTCGGTGACTCCGTTAATTATACAGGCAGACTGTCCGATTTTGCCCGTTACGGATCCATCTGGACAACGAAAAACCTGATAAACAAATTAAGCATAGAAGAACGTAATAAGATTCGTTTTGGGATCAGGCGGAAAGACCATGATCGTGAAATAGTAGTTGAAAACATGTTCTCTCGGGTTATGGATTTGTTTCAGGATGACAATTCAAGGTACAGCAAATTCATGGATATTGCCACTCTCCCGGTCACAGAGATCCTGGACAGATGTAAGTAA